The following proteins come from a genomic window of Lycium ferocissimum isolate CSIRO_LF1 chromosome 4, AGI_CSIRO_Lferr_CH_V1, whole genome shotgun sequence:
- the LOC132053428 gene encoding NAC domain-containing protein 73-like, whose product MTWCNESNDQESLQIIKVPLEEKSVIVTSTLVDHQVRKIICPSCGHNIELQDQRGIHDLPGLPAGVKFDPSDQEILEHLKAKVFSDTHNIHPLIDEFIPTIDGENGICYTHPEKLPGVNKDGQVRHFFHRPSKAYTTGNRKRRKIHIDSTHDDDSGETRWHKTGKTRPIFTSGDLKGYKKILVLYTNYGRQRKPEKTNWVMHQYHLGDNEEEKDGELVVSKVFYQTQPRQCGSSIKESLNKSPRISLNRQDHSPIIKTPDFIDYYNHPPFISYHVGSQNCDSSSIFNVPSNSREQ is encoded by the exons ATGACATGGTGCAATGAATCAAATGATCAAGAATCACTCCAAATTATCAAAGTTCCATTAGAGGAAAAAAGTGTTATAGTCACCTCAACATTAGTTGACCATCAAGTTAGAAAAATAATCTGTCCTTCATGTGGCCATAACATAGAGCTTCAAGATCAG AGGGGAATACATGATTTGCCTGGTCTACCAGCTGGAGTGAAGTTTGATCCTTCGGATCAAGAAATTCTTGAGCATTTGAAAGCAAAAGTCTTTTCAGATACCCATAATATTCATCCTCTTATTGATGAATTCATTCCAACCATTGATGGAGAAAATGGAATTTGCTACACTCATCCAGAGAAGCTACCAG GAGTGAACAAGGATGGTCAAGTGCGTCACTTTTTTCACAGGCCTTCAAAGGCATACACAACAGGAAatagaaaaaggagaaaaattcaTATAGACAGTACTCATGATGATGATAGTGGTGAAACAAGATGGCACAAAACAGGAAAAACTAGGCCAATTTTTACAAGTGGAGATTTAAAAGGTTACAAGAAGATTTTGGTACTCTACACAAATTATGGGAGGCAAAGGAAACCTGAAAAAACAAATTGGGTAATGCACCAATATCACTTAGGtgataatgaagaagaaaaagatggtGAATTGGtggtttcaaaagttttttacCAAACACAGCCTAGACAATGTGGATCAAGTATTAAAGAATCACTCAACAAGTCACCAAGAATATCATTAAACAGGCAAGATCATAGTCCCATTATAAAAACCCCAGATTTTATTGATTATTATAATCATCCTCCTTTTATTTCATACCATGTTGGGAGCCAAAACTGTGATAGCTCATCTATTTTTAATGTACCTTCAAATTCAAGGGAACAATGA
- the LOC132054815 gene encoding serine/threonine-protein kinase-like protein ACR4, translating into MSRGEIIIVYNVILVLLAIIITILVILLFICCKKKPIKAEETLPTKQIACSYSLMDIHAATDGFNYRRIIGQGRIGTVYASILPNGDQQVAIKRIHPRLVLSNAGFGFSSMMKWLSLADHPNIVPILGFSEAPGERIVVMEFGGMLSLDFYLHQNRDDGTSLLDWNCRLRVAAGAARGIEYLHEVMAPHIVHGCIKPSNILIDVKFCARVCDYGLYFFLGNYDQRKLGLMGYIDDEYWIGNEKRGCSKESDVYGLGVVLLELLSGRRSDQQGLLVKWALPLIKEMKFSELLDNRLVLPSDFRPLVRLAKVALACVGNSRKSRPSIVQVAAILNSLEVGLLSF; encoded by the coding sequence ATGAGCCGTGGAGAGATCATAATTGTTTATAATGTTATTTTGGTTCTACTTGCAATTATCATCACAATTCTTGTGATCCTCCTCTTTATTTGTTGCAAGAAAAAACCAATCAAGGCTGAAGAAACTCTTCCCACTAAGCAAATTGCATGCTCTTATTCTTTAATGGATATTCATGCAGCCACGGATGGATTCAATTATCGAAGAATCATCGGTCAAGGGCGTATAGGAACTGTATATGCAAGTATATTGCCAAATGGAGATCAACAAGTTGCCATCAAAAGGATTCATCCAAGGCTAGTTTTGAGCAATGCTGGCTTTGGTTTCTCGTCGATGATGAAATGGCTTTCTTTAGCTGATCACCCTAACATCGTGCCAATTTTAGGGTTTTCGGAGGCTCCCGGGGAGAGAATTGTAGTTATGGAATTCGGAGGTATGTTGAgtcttgatttttatttgcatcaAAATCGCGATGATGGCACGTCCCTATTGGATTGGAATTGTAGGTTGAGAGTTGCTGCGGGTGCTGCTAGAGGAATAGAATATTTGCACGAAGTTATGGCGCCACATATAGTCCATGGTtgcattaagccttcaaatattCTAATAGATGTCAAATTTTGTGCTAGGGTTTGTGATTATGGATTGTACTTTTTCTTGGGAAATTATGATCAAAGGAAATTAGGGCTAATGGGGTATATTGATGATGAATATTGGATTGGTAATGAAAAAAGGGGTTGTTCTAAAGAAAGTGATGTGTATGGATTAGGTGTGGTTTTGTTGGAGTTGTTGAGTGGGAGGAGAAGTGATCAACAAGGGTTACTTGTGAAATGGGCATTACCATTGATTAAAGAAATGAAATTTAGTGAACTTTTGGACAATAGACTTGTGTTGCCAAGTGATTTTAGGCCACTTGTTAGATTGGCTAAAGTTGCTTTAGCTTGTGTTGGGAATTCAAGAAAGAGTAGGCCTTCAATTGTCCAAGTTGCTGCCATTTTGAACAGCTTAGAAGTTGGATTATTAAGCTTCTGA